The following coding sequences lie in one Pelecanus crispus isolate bPelCri1 chromosome 9, bPelCri1.pri, whole genome shotgun sequence genomic window:
- the PMPCA gene encoding mitochondrial-processing peptidase subunit alpha produces the protein MAAAIAWLRRGAWGPARRCGLAAGRSYSGGGAYPSVSLTCPLPGVPKAVFAAVEGRERFETRVTVLENGLRVASQNKFGQFCTVGLLINSGSRHEAKYLSGISHFLEKLAFSSTAQFGSKDEILLTLEKHGGICDCQASRDTIMYAVSADAKGLDTVVNLLADVALQPRLSDEEIEMTRAAIRFELEDLNMRPDPEPLLTEMIHAAAYRENTVGLNRFCPVENTDKIDREVLHSYLRNYYTPDRMVLAGVGIEHEQLVECAKKYLLGVEPVWGSEQTKDVDRSVAQYTGGIVKVEKDMSDVSLGPTPIPELTHIMIGLESCSFLEEDFIPFAVLNMMMGGGGSFSAGGPGKGMFTRLYLNVLNRHHWMYNATSYHHSYEDTGLLCIHASADPKQVREMVEIITREFILMAGAVGEVELERAKTQLKSMLMMNLESRPVIFEDVGRQVLATNTRKLPHELCALISQVKSTDIKRVVTKMLHKKPAVAALGDLTDLPTYEHIQAALSSKDGRLPRMYRLFR, from the exons ATGGCGGCCGCCATAGCGTGGCTGCGGCGGGGCGCctggggcccggcccggcg GTGCGGGCTGGCGGCCGGCCGCAGCtacagcggcggcggcgcctaCCCCAGCGTGTCGCTGacctgcccgctgcccggcgTGCCCAAGGCGGTTTTCGCGGCGGTCGAAGGCCGGGAGCGGTTCGAGACGCGGGTGACGGTGCTGGAGAACGGGCTGCGCGTCGCCTCGCAGAACAAGTTCGGGCAGTTCTGCACCGTGGGCC TTCTTATAAATTCGGGATCAAGACATGAAGCGAAATATCTCAGTGGCATCTCTCACTTCTTGGAAAAGCTGGCCTTCTCT TCCACAGCTCAGTTTGGCAGCAAAGATGAAATTCTCCTCACCTTAGAAAAGCACGGGGGCATTTGTGACTGCCAGGCATCGAG GGACACCATAATGTACGCTGTTTCTGCTGATGCCAAAGGCCTGGACACAGTGGTCAACTTGCTGGCTGATGTAGCGTTACAGCCCAGGTTATCAG ATGAAGAAATCGAGATGACTCGGGCAGCTATACGGTTTGAGCTTGAAGACTTGAATATGAGACCTGATCCAgagcctctcctcacagaaaTGATCCATGCg GCAGCCTACAGAGAAAATACAGTTGGACTGAATAGGTTCTGCCCAGTGGAAAATACTGACAAAATTGATCGAGAAGTCCTGCATTCGTACCTGCGCAACTACTATACACCAGACAGGATGGTGCTTGCTGGGGTGGGAATCGAGCACGAGCAGTTAGTGGAGTGTGCGAAGAAATATCTGCTTGGAGTGGAGCCGGTGTGGGGCAGCGAGCAGACCAAGGATGTGGATAGATCTGTGGCTCAGTACACAGGAGGCATTGTCAAG GTTGAAAAAGATATGTCGGATGTGAGTCTGGGCCCTACTCCCATCCCAGAGCTTACCCACATCATGATTGGGTTAGAAAGCTGCTCATTTTTA GAGGAAGATTTCATTCCCTTCGCAGTATTAAACATGATGATGGGAGGTGGTGGCTCTTTTTCAGCTGGAGGGCCTGGCAAGGGCATGTTCACCCGACTGTACCTCAATGTGCTCAACAG GCACCACTGGATGTATAATGCAACCTCTTACCACCACAGTTATGAGGATACAGGTCTCCTGTGTATACATGCCAGTGCAGATCCAAAACAG GTTCGAGAGATGGTAGAAATCATCACAAGAGAATTCATTCTAATGGCAGGAGCAGTAGGAGAG GTAGAACTTGAGCGAGCAAAGACACAGCTGAAGTCCATGCTCATGATGAACCTTGAGTCTCGGCCAGTTATCTTTGAAGATGTGGGAAGGCAAGTGTTGGCAACAAACACAAGGAAGCTACCTCATGAGCTCTGTGCCCTGATCA gtcaGGTGAAATCTACTGATATCAAGAGAGTAGTCACTAAGATGCTTCATAAAAAACCAGCTGTGGCTGCACTGGGTGACTTAACAGATTTGCCCACTTACGAACACATCCAGGCAGCTCTTTCCAGTAAGGATGGGCGACTCCCGCGGATGTACCGGCTCTTTCGATAA